In one Electrophorus electricus isolate fEleEle1 chromosome 21, fEleEle1.pri, whole genome shotgun sequence genomic region, the following are encoded:
- the nae1 gene encoding NEDD8-activating enzyme E1 regulatory subunit, whose protein sequence is MTMADHKTNKDQRYDRQLRLWGDHGQEALENAHVCLVNAAASGTEILKNLVLPGIGAFTIVDGHRVSGEDVGNNFFLSSDSVGKNRAQATTELLQELNTDVSGNFVEENPDRLLDNDPEFFHRFSLVIAVQLEESTCLRLGSVLWNAAVPFLVCRTYGLVGYMRLVVREHTVVESHPDNALEDLRLDQPFPELTNHITSYDLDNMEKKDHSHTPWVIIVAKYLQKWCREHDFQLPRNYKEKEAFRQLLREGIRKNENGTPEEEENFDEAIKNVNTALNPSKIPTAVEDLFNAEQCENITSQSPAFWVMVRAVRDFVQAEGRGSLPVRGTIPDMIADSDKFISLQNVYRERALQDAAAVSRHVESHLQAVGKLPECISEQDIRLFCKNAAFLRVVHCRALVEEYGVDTVHKDEITSCMDNPDSEMVLYLMLRSVDCFYQQHSRYPGVYNYQVEDDIVRLKLCVHSLLQEYGLTVNVKDDYVHEFCRYGAAEPHTVAAFMGGAAAQEAIKLITHQFVPFNNTFIYNAMAQTSATFQL, encoded by the exons ATGACTATGGCAGAtcacaaaaccaacaaagaTCAGCGTTATGACAGACAGCTGAG GTTATGGGGAGATCATGGACAGGAGGCTCTCGAAAATGCACATGTGTGCCTGGTCAATGCCGCCGCCTCCGGGACGGAAATCCTGAAGAACCTAGTGCTTCCAG GCATCGGAGCCTTCACGATAGTGGATGGACACAGGGTGTCTGGAGAGGATGTCGGAAACAA CTTCTTTCTTAGCAGTGACAGTGTTGGGAAG AACAGGGCTCAGGCTACTACTGAGCTGCTACAGGAACTCAACACTGACGTGTCAGGAAACTTTGTGGAGGAG aACCCAGACAGACTCCTGGACAATGACCCTGAATTCTTCCACAGGTTCAGTTTGGTTATTGCTGTGCAACTTGAAGAAAG CACCTGTTTGCGGCTGGGCTCTGTGCTGTGGAACGCCGCCGTGCCCTTCCTTGTGTGTAGGACATATGGTCTCGTTGGCTACATGAGACTTGTGGTGAGGGAGCACACAG tggtCGAGTCACATCCAGACAATGCCCTGGAGGATCTGAGACTGGACCAGCCTTTCCCAGAGCTGACCAATCACATCACCTCCTACGACCTCGACAACATGGAGAAGAAG GACCACAGTCACACCCCGTGGGTCATCATAGTGGCTAAATACCTGCAGAAGTGGTgcagagag CACGACTTTCAGTTACCCAGAAACTACAAAGAGAAGGAGGCCTTCAGACAGCTGCTGAGAGAAG GGATCCGTAAGAACGAGAACGGCActccggaggaggaggagaacttTGACGAAGCCATTAAGAACGTGAACACAGCGCTGAATCCcagcaag atTCCCACAGCAGTAGAAGATCTGTTCAACGCTGAGCAGTGTGAGAACATCACGTCACAG aGCCCAGCGTTCTGGGTGATGGTGCGGGCCGTGCGGGACTTTGTGCAGGCTGAAGGGAGGGGAAGTCTCCCCGTGCGTGGAACCATCCCAGACATGATCGCTGACTCGGACAAATTCATCAGCCTGCAGAACGT CTACAGAGAGCGGGCACTCCAGGACGCTGCAGCTGTCAGCAGACATGTGGAGTCGCACCTGCAGGCTGTGGGCAAG CTCCCAGAGTGCATCTCAGAGCAGGATATCAGACTCTTCT GTAAGAACGCCGCCTTCCTGAGGGTGGTGCACTGTCGCGCCCTGGTGGAGGAGTACGGTGTGGACACTGTCCACAAAGACGAGATCA CTTCCTGTATGGATAACCCAGACAGTGAGATGGTTCTGTACCTCATGCTGCGCTCTGTGGACTGTTTCTACCAGCAGCACTCTCGTTACCCAG GTGTGTACAACTACCAGGTGGAAGATGACATCGTGCGTCTGAAGTTGTGTGTCCACAGCCTGCTCCAGGAGTACGGCCTCACTGTCAACGTCAAGGACGACTACGTCCACGAGTT CTGTCGATACGGTGCTGCAGAACCACACACAGTTGCTGCCTTTATGGGTG GAGCAGCAGCCCAGGAAGCCATCAAGCTTATCACTCACCAGTTTGTACCATTCAACAACACCTTCATCTACAACGCTATGGCCCAGACCTCTGCCACCTTCCAGCTCTga